A genomic segment from Glycine soja cultivar W05 chromosome 20, ASM419377v2, whole genome shotgun sequence encodes:
- the LOC114403742 gene encoding cysteine and histidine-rich domain-containing protein RAR1-like encodes MEKTAVKVRCQRIGCDAMFSEADNPDGSCRYHDSGPIFHDGTKEWSCCKKRSHDFSLFLEIPGCKTGKHTTVKQVITPVKKNTMPSPTAVSSTNASSKESCPRCRQGFFCSNHGSQSKPVNVVGDKAANLAGDVSADNNSSVEAPKPKKIVDINEAQVCKNKGCGQTFKEKDNHDTACNYHPGPAVFHDRMRGWKCCDIHVKEFDEFMSIPPCAKGWHNADPES; translated from the exons ATGGAGAAGACAGCAGTTAAAGTTCGATGCCAGAGGATTGGGTGCGACGCCATGTTCTCCGAGGCCGACAACCCCGACGGTTCCTGTCGATACCATGATTCG GGA CCTATATTTCATGATGGAACAAAAGAATGGAGTTGTTGCAAGAAAAGAAGTCATGATTTTAGCTTGTTTTTGGAAATTCCAGG ATGCAAGACAGGAAAACATACAACAGTTAAGCAAGTTATTACACCAGTGAAGAAGAACACCATGCCCTCTCCAACTGCTGTTTCTTCTACCAATGCATCATCAAAGGAGTCTTGTCCCAGATGTCGGCAGGGTTTCTTTTGCTCAAATCACG GCTCGCAAAGCAAACCTGTAAATGTTGTTGGAGACAAGGCTGCAAATCTTGCTGGAGATGTCTCTGCTGATAATAATTCAAGTGTTGAGGCTCCGAAACCTAAGAAGATAGTTGATATAAATGAAGCCCAAGTATGTAAAAATAAAGGATGCGGTCAAACTTTCAAGGAAAAGGATAATCATGACACTGCTTGCAACTACCATCCTGGCCCTGCTGTTTTTCATGACCGGATGAGAGGG TGGAAGTGCTGTGATATTCATGTAAAAGAATTTGATGAGTTTATGAGCATTCCTCCGTGTGCAAAGGGATGGCATAATGCGGATCCAGAGTCCTGA